The Arachis hypogaea cultivar Tifrunner chromosome 16, arahy.Tifrunner.gnm2.J5K5, whole genome shotgun sequence genome contains a region encoding:
- the LOC112755049 gene encoding glutaredoxin-C1-like, with protein sequence MHYQTASWGNYVAASRNNGMVGVGVDPLERIERLASENAVVIFSISSCCMCHAIKRLFCGMGVNPAVHELDEDPLGKDLERALIRLLGTSSVVPVVFIGGKLVGTMDRVMACHINGTLVPLLKEAGALWL encoded by the coding sequence ATGCACTACCAAACGGCCTCGTGGGGGAACTATGTAGCAGCAAGCAGGAACAACGGAATGGTGGGTGTGGGAGTGGACCCGCTGGAGCGGATAGAGAGGCTGGCGTCGGAGAACGCGGTGGTGATATTCAGCATAAGCAGCTGTTGCATGTGCCACGCCATCAAGCGCCTCTTCTGCGGCATGGGAGTTAATCCCGCCGTCCATGAGCTTGACGAGGACCCTCTTGGAAAAGATCTCGAGAGGGCCCTCATCAGGCTCCTGGGTACCTCGTCCGTCGTCCCCGTTGTCTTTATCGGTGGAAAGCTTGTTGGTACCATGGACAGGGTCATGGCCTGCCATATCAATGGCACTTTGGTCCCTCTTCTCAAAGAAGCTGGTGCCCTTTGGCTTTga